One region of Mycolicibacterium rhodesiae NBB3 genomic DNA includes:
- a CDS encoding NADH:flavin oxidoreductase, which produces MASKLGNSAFTPMRLGPLTLKNRFIKAATFEGRMPRGEVTNDLIDFHTEVAEGGAAMTTVAYCAISPGGRVHRDTIVLDRRRAAALRRLTDAVHARDTLVCAQIGHAGLVANTRSNRVRTLAPSTRFSAPAMGLVRGATTAQLDEVIDDFGVAARNAVEAGFDAVELHLGHGYLLSSFFSPNLNKRKDRFGGDTVRRAELARRVIERVRAETGDTVAVTAKFNMDDGVRGGFWLTDSLPTARLLESDGYLDALELTGGSSLLNPMYYFRGEVPMAEFIASQPAAVGLGLRLIGRRLFREYPFEEAFFLPLARQFREALSMPLILLGGVNTMATVSAALADGFEFVAMARALLRDPALVNEFRSGSAREGLCVHCTKCMATIFGGTRCVLRDESPSQTVGHATHV; this is translated from the coding sequence ATGGCATCGAAATTGGGCAATAGCGCATTCACGCCGATGAGGTTGGGTCCTCTGACGCTGAAGAACCGCTTCATCAAGGCAGCCACCTTCGAGGGCAGGATGCCTCGCGGTGAGGTGACCAACGACCTCATCGATTTTCACACCGAGGTCGCAGAAGGCGGCGCGGCGATGACGACCGTCGCGTACTGCGCGATATCACCCGGCGGCCGGGTGCACCGAGACACGATAGTGCTGGATCGGCGCCGGGCCGCCGCGTTGCGGCGGCTCACCGACGCGGTGCATGCGCGAGACACATTGGTGTGCGCTCAGATCGGCCACGCGGGCCTGGTGGCCAATACGCGTTCGAACCGCGTGAGAACTCTTGCGCCGTCGACTCGATTCAGCGCTCCCGCAATGGGATTGGTTCGCGGTGCCACGACCGCACAACTCGATGAGGTGATCGACGACTTCGGTGTTGCGGCCCGCAACGCCGTCGAGGCGGGGTTCGATGCCGTCGAATTGCACCTTGGACACGGATACCTGCTGAGCTCATTCTTCAGCCCGAATCTCAACAAGCGCAAGGATCGCTTCGGAGGTGACACGGTGCGCCGCGCTGAACTCGCGCGTCGAGTCATCGAGCGGGTTCGCGCCGAGACCGGGGACACGGTCGCCGTCACCGCGAAATTCAACATGGATGACGGTGTCCGCGGCGGATTCTGGTTGACCGATAGCCTTCCCACGGCGCGCCTGCTCGAATCCGACGGATACCTCGACGCACTCGAACTGACCGGCGGCAGTTCGCTGCTCAATCCGATGTACTACTTCCGCGGCGAGGTACCGATGGCGGAATTCATCGCCTCCCAACCCGCGGCAGTGGGTCTCGGATTGCGGCTCATCGGGCGCAGGTTGTTTCGCGAGTACCCGTTCGAAGAAGCATTCTTCTTACCGCTGGCGCGGCAGTTCCGCGAGGCGCTGTCGATGCCGCTGATCCTGCTCGGGGGCGTCAACACGATGGCGACTGTTTCCGCGGCACTGGCGGACGGGTTCGAGTTCGTCGCGATGGCCCGTGCGTTGTTACGTGATCCTGCACTGGTCAACGAGTTTCGGTCGGGTTCGGCTCGGGAGGGGCTGTGTGTGCACTGCACGAAGTGCATGGCCACGATCTTCGGCGGCACTCGATGCGTGCTTCGCGACGAATCACCGTCTCAGACCGTTGGGCATGCAACACACGTGTGA
- a CDS encoding glycosyltransferase gives MKILFIMFDGGGNIPPQVKVARALKNRGADVHVLGHGGIRERIESAGLTFEQFADGRTFSPVERRSLPRMMADFAKVTVDRQYGQCAVEVARRLGVDAVVVDVVFAAAITEVLRAKIPTIAFVHFFYRGVQDILASPVGWLQRVRGITPLRADPSALLQIVTARSDLDPLRGTPPVHHVGVVWQGTPAQAIPAPTPRILVSLSTCAYPGQRRMLQNILDAVEPLDVETIVTVGPGIDSAGVRVPVNTTMHSWLDHDEVLASASLVVGHGGHSTAMRALSFGVPLVIMPANPLIDQKRVGAQIARVGACILLPKHAGSKRIREAITNALHDPAYRDAAVRIGARIRERDGADVAADAVVDFLRSSVGADRQ, from the coding sequence ATGAAGATTCTCTTCATCATGTTCGATGGCGGCGGCAACATACCACCGCAAGTGAAAGTCGCTCGCGCGCTCAAAAATCGGGGCGCCGACGTTCATGTCCTCGGACATGGGGGCATACGGGAACGTATCGAAAGCGCGGGGCTGACCTTCGAGCAGTTCGCCGACGGTCGCACTTTCAGTCCGGTGGAGCGCCGCTCGTTACCCAGGATGATGGCCGACTTCGCCAAAGTCACCGTTGATCGCCAGTACGGCCAGTGTGCGGTGGAGGTGGCTCGACGTCTCGGAGTCGACGCCGTCGTGGTCGACGTCGTGTTCGCCGCCGCGATCACCGAAGTGCTGCGAGCGAAGATCCCGACCATCGCGTTCGTGCATTTCTTCTACCGGGGTGTTCAGGACATACTGGCCAGCCCCGTCGGATGGCTGCAGCGGGTCCGCGGCATAACGCCGCTGCGTGCGGATCCCAGTGCGCTACTGCAGATCGTCACTGCCCGATCAGATCTCGACCCTCTGCGCGGGACCCCGCCGGTCCATCACGTCGGCGTGGTGTGGCAAGGCACACCGGCGCAGGCGATTCCCGCCCCCACCCCGCGAATTCTCGTCAGCCTGAGCACCTGCGCCTACCCCGGACAACGGCGGATGTTGCAGAACATCCTGGACGCGGTCGAACCATTGGACGTCGAAACGATCGTCACCGTCGGGCCTGGCATCGACTCCGCTGGGGTGCGGGTACCGGTGAACACAACGATGCATTCATGGCTCGATCACGACGAAGTGCTCGCCAGCGCATCGCTGGTCGTCGGGCACGGTGGCCACAGCACTGCGATGCGTGCCCTGTCGTTCGGTGTCCCACTGGTCATCATGCCGGCGAATCCGCTCATCGATCAGAAACGCGTCGGGGCGCAGATCGCGCGTGTCGGCGCCTGCATACTGCTGCCGAAACACGCTGGTAGCAAACGTATCCGTGAAGCGATCACGAATGCGTTACACGACCCCGCCTACCGCGATGCAGCTGTGCGCATCGGAGCCCGAATCCGTGAACGCGACGGCGCCGACGTGGCCGCTGATGCGGTCGTGGACTTCCTGCGTTCCAGCGTTGGCGCCGACCGGCAGTAG
- a CDS encoding TetR/AcrR family transcriptional regulator, translating into MYIAVDMKTRTYDMRTRQLAKDATRDAIIKAAIDTFQAERTFSITLPAVAERADVTVKTVLRHFGSRDCLIDVAWQRLFDEIRAEREPPPDGPENALDVLIQHYERRGTMVLTTLGSEDNDPRARRMNNAGRLGHRAWVEQVFGERLPEKPAERSRLIDVLVVATDVYTWKLLRHDRGLSVGEVADRMLLMTEALLAAPVRRDPEGQQ; encoded by the coding sequence ATGTACATTGCCGTGGACATGAAAACGCGCACGTACGATATGCGCACTCGTCAGCTGGCGAAAGACGCCACGCGCGACGCGATCATCAAAGCTGCGATCGACACGTTCCAGGCAGAGCGAACGTTCTCCATCACGCTGCCCGCGGTGGCCGAGCGGGCGGATGTCACGGTCAAGACCGTGCTTCGTCATTTCGGCAGCCGCGATTGCTTGATCGACGTGGCGTGGCAAAGGCTCTTCGACGAGATCCGCGCCGAGCGTGAGCCTCCACCCGACGGCCCCGAGAACGCGCTGGATGTTCTGATCCAGCATTACGAGCGCCGCGGCACCATGGTGCTCACCACGCTGGGTTCCGAGGACAACGACCCACGAGCGCGACGGATGAATAACGCAGGCCGCCTGGGGCACCGCGCATGGGTGGAGCAGGTGTTCGGCGAGCGACTGCCCGAGAAACCAGCGGAGCGCTCCCGCCTGATCGACGTGCTGGTGGTCGCGACCGACGTCTATACCTGGAAATTGCTGCGACACGACCGCGGACTGTCGGTCGGCGAGGTGGCCGACCGCATGTTGCTGATGACCGAAGCGTTACTCGCCGCGCCTGTTCGGCGGGACCCTGAGGGACAGCAATGA
- the fadD17 gene encoding long-chain-fatty-acid--CoA ligase FadD17, with the protein MNPATGSELPTVTSLITPLVDVDDRGVYFEETFTPWREHIASGAAVAAALRARMDPSRPQHVGVLLQNTPFFSSVLVAAGLTGIVPVGLNPVRRGAALQRDIDHADCQLVLADSASAAVVGDIDHIDVDSPQWATEVARYAGEPVVAYDADPGDLFMLIYTSGTSGDPKAVKCSQGKVAIAGDMMTQRFGLGPSDVCYVSMPLFHSNAVLVGWSVALASQGSLALRRKFSASQFLPDVRRFGATYANYVGKPLSYVLATPEQPDDADNPLRAVYGNEGAPADVERFARRFDTLVMDGFGSTEGGIAIGRTPDTPPGALGPLPPGTEILDVETGEPCPPGVTGELVNTSDAGRFEGYYNDPGADAERMRGGAYHSGDLAYRDENGYAYFAGRLGDWMRVDGENLGSAPIERVLLRHPDIVEVAVYGIPAPDIGDQVMAAVLLTEGATFDPEKFRRFLSEQTDLGPKQWPSFVRVSTDLPRTETFKVIKRQLQAEGTDCDDPVHEITR; encoded by the coding sequence TTGAACCCGGCGACGGGAAGCGAGCTTCCCACCGTAACCTCGCTGATCACACCGCTGGTCGACGTCGACGACCGCGGCGTCTACTTCGAGGAGACGTTCACGCCCTGGCGTGAGCACATCGCCAGCGGCGCAGCCGTCGCGGCGGCGCTGCGAGCCCGGATGGATCCTTCTCGACCGCAGCATGTCGGCGTCCTGCTGCAGAACACTCCGTTCTTCTCGTCGGTGCTGGTGGCGGCGGGGTTGACCGGAATCGTCCCGGTGGGTCTGAACCCGGTCCGCCGGGGAGCGGCACTGCAGCGCGACATCGACCACGCGGATTGCCAACTGGTGCTGGCGGATTCGGCATCAGCCGCGGTCGTCGGCGACATCGACCACATCGACGTGGACTCCCCCCAGTGGGCCACCGAGGTTGCGCGCTACGCCGGCGAACCCGTCGTCGCATACGACGCCGACCCCGGCGATCTGTTCATGTTGATCTACACGTCGGGCACCAGCGGGGATCCCAAGGCGGTCAAGTGCAGCCAGGGCAAGGTCGCGATCGCAGGCGACATGATGACGCAGCGGTTCGGCCTCGGACCCAGCGACGTCTGTTATGTGTCGATGCCGTTGTTCCACTCCAATGCCGTGCTCGTCGGCTGGTCGGTGGCGCTGGCCTCGCAGGGCTCACTTGCGTTGCGCCGCAAGTTCTCCGCGTCGCAGTTCCTTCCGGACGTGCGCCGCTTCGGTGCCACGTACGCCAACTACGTCGGCAAGCCGTTGTCGTATGTGCTGGCCACCCCCGAACAGCCCGACGACGCCGACAACCCGTTACGCGCGGTCTACGGTAACGAGGGCGCACCGGCCGACGTCGAGCGTTTCGCCCGGCGGTTCGACACGCTGGTGATGGACGGGTTCGGATCGACCGAGGGCGGCATCGCGATCGGACGGACACCCGACACCCCGCCCGGAGCGCTTGGCCCGTTGCCGCCGGGTACCGAGATCCTCGATGTCGAGACCGGTGAGCCCTGTCCACCCGGTGTCACCGGCGAGCTGGTCAACACTTCTGACGCTGGACGTTTCGAGGGCTACTACAACGATCCGGGCGCCGACGCCGAGCGCATGCGTGGCGGCGCGTATCACAGCGGCGATCTGGCATACCGCGACGAGAACGGATACGCGTACTTCGCGGGCCGGCTCGGCGACTGGATGCGGGTGGACGGCGAGAACCTCGGCTCGGCCCCGATCGAGCGGGTGCTGCTCCGCCATCCGGACATCGTGGAGGTGGCGGTGTACGGCATACCGGCACCCGACATCGGCGACCAGGTGATGGCGGCGGTGCTGTTGACCGAGGGCGCGACGTTCGACCCGGAGAAATTTCGCCGATTCCTCTCCGAACAGACCGATCTCGGCCCCAAGCAGTGGCCGTCCTTCGTGCGAGTGAGCACCGATCTGCCGCGCACCGAAACATTCAAGGTGATCAAACGTCAGCTGCAGGCCGAGGGGACCGACTGCGACGATCCGGTGCACGAGATCACGCGCTGA
- a CDS encoding acyl-CoA dehydrogenase family protein yields MDFKTTEASEDLGGLARTITESVSTPERQRELDGLDERFDKTLWNKLIEADILSTAAPESLGGGGFGELEQVAVLVALGRQMAAVPYLESAVLAAGALAKFGSDALQQEWAVPAVNGEKILTVALDAEMGEGPVQASANGDGFRLTGSRTQVSYGPVADAFLVPAETDSGTKVFVVAASDAGVSVESLSTTGHGSVGHLDLQGVELGAERVVGGEDVVNWLTTHGTLGRSAFQLGVLERALELTSEYAREREQFDRPIGSFQAVSSRLADGYIDVKALRLTVTQAAWRLSEDLPADVEVNTAAFWAAEAGHRVAHTTVHVHGGVGIDTDHPVHRYFLAAKQTEFAVGGATGQLLRIGRELADTPA; encoded by the coding sequence ATGGATTTCAAGACGACTGAAGCCTCCGAGGATCTCGGCGGACTGGCGCGCACCATCACCGAGTCGGTGAGCACGCCGGAACGCCAGCGCGAACTCGACGGACTCGACGAACGTTTCGACAAGACGCTGTGGAACAAGTTGATCGAAGCCGACATCCTGTCCACGGCAGCCCCGGAGTCCCTGGGCGGCGGCGGGTTCGGAGAACTCGAGCAGGTCGCTGTGCTCGTCGCGCTCGGCCGGCAGATGGCCGCGGTGCCGTACCTGGAGTCCGCGGTGCTGGCCGCGGGCGCCCTGGCGAAGTTCGGATCGGATGCGCTGCAGCAGGAATGGGCGGTACCCGCAGTCAATGGTGAGAAGATCTTGACCGTCGCGCTCGACGCTGAGATGGGTGAGGGTCCGGTGCAGGCCAGCGCGAACGGTGACGGCTTCCGGCTGACCGGCAGCCGTACCCAGGTCAGCTACGGTCCCGTCGCCGACGCGTTCCTCGTTCCCGCCGAAACCGATTCGGGCACCAAGGTTTTCGTGGTCGCCGCCTCCGATGCCGGAGTCTCGGTCGAGTCGTTGAGCACCACCGGGCACGGCAGCGTCGGACATCTGGATCTGCAGGGTGTCGAGCTGGGTGCAGAGCGTGTCGTCGGTGGCGAGGATGTGGTGAATTGGTTGACCACGCACGGCACGCTGGGCCGCAGCGCATTTCAGCTCGGGGTACTGGAGCGTGCGCTCGAGCTCACCTCCGAATATGCCCGCGAGCGTGAGCAGTTCGACCGGCCGATCGGCAGCTTCCAAGCGGTCTCGTCGCGATTGGCCGACGGCTACATCGACGTCAAGGCGTTGCGGCTGACCGTGACGCAGGCCGCGTGGCGGCTGTCCGAGGATCTTCCGGCAGATGTCGAGGTCAACACCGCGGCGTTCTGGGCGGCCGAGGCCGGCCATCGCGTCGCGCACACCACCGTGCACGTCCACGGCGGAGTGGGGATCGATACCGATCACCCGGTGCACAGGTACTTCCTGGCCGCCAAGCAGACCGAGTTCGCGGTCGGTGGGGCCACCGGGCAGCTGTTGCGTATCGGTCGCGAGCTGGCCGACACGCCCGCTTGA
- a CDS encoding acyl-CoA dehydrogenase family protein — translation MRIGYTPEQEELRRELRSYFTKLMTPERAEALASSDGEMGRGNVYRETVAQMGKDGWLTLSWPKEYGGQERPPMDGLIFNDEASRANVPVPFLTINSVAPTIMHFGTDEQKKFFLPKIAAGELHFAIGYSEPGAGTDLAALRTTAVRDGDDYVINGQKMWTSLIAYADYVWLAVRTNPDAKKHRGISMLIVPTTAEGFSWTPVHTMAGVDTSATYYQDVRVPTSSLVGEENAGWKLVTNQLNHERVALVSAQPIFSALDGVRDWAQNTKDAHGRRLIDSEWVQLNLARVHAKAEVLKLINWELASSTDAAPSPADASAAKVYGTELATEAYRLLMEVMGTAATLRTNTPGALLRGRIERMHRSCLILTFGGGTNEIQRDIIGMVALGLPRVNR, via the coding sequence ATGCGGATCGGCTACACCCCGGAGCAGGAGGAGTTGCGCCGCGAGTTGCGGTCGTACTTCACCAAGCTGATGACCCCCGAGCGCGCCGAGGCGCTGGCCTCGAGCGACGGAGAGATGGGGCGGGGCAACGTCTACCGCGAGACGGTCGCCCAGATGGGCAAGGACGGCTGGCTGACGCTGTCGTGGCCCAAGGAGTACGGCGGCCAGGAACGCCCACCGATGGACGGGCTGATCTTCAACGACGAGGCGTCGAGAGCGAACGTCCCCGTGCCGTTCCTGACGATCAACAGCGTCGCGCCGACGATCATGCACTTCGGCACCGACGAGCAGAAGAAGTTCTTCCTGCCCAAGATCGCCGCGGGCGAACTGCACTTCGCGATCGGCTACTCCGAGCCCGGCGCGGGCACCGACCTCGCCGCGCTGCGGACCACCGCGGTGCGCGACGGCGACGACTACGTCATCAACGGCCAGAAGATGTGGACCAGCTTGATCGCCTACGCCGACTACGTGTGGCTGGCGGTGCGCACCAATCCCGATGCCAAGAAGCACCGCGGCATCTCGATGCTCATCGTGCCGACGACGGCGGAGGGCTTCTCGTGGACTCCGGTGCACACGATGGCCGGCGTCGACACCAGCGCCACCTACTACCAGGACGTACGCGTGCCGACATCCAGCCTGGTTGGTGAGGAGAACGCGGGCTGGAAGCTGGTCACCAACCAGCTCAACCACGAGCGTGTCGCATTGGTGTCCGCGCAGCCGATCTTCTCCGCACTCGACGGTGTCCGCGATTGGGCGCAGAACACCAAGGACGCGCACGGCAGGCGCCTCATCGACTCCGAGTGGGTACAACTGAATCTGGCCCGAGTGCACGCCAAGGCCGAGGTGCTCAAGCTCATCAACTGGGAGCTGGCCTCCTCCACCGATGCCGCACCCTCCCCCGCCGACGCGTCCGCCGCGAAGGTGTACGGCACCGAACTCGCCACCGAGGCATACCGGCTGCTGATGGAGGTCATGGGCACCGCTGCCACGCTGCGCACGAACACCCCCGGCGCCCTGCTGCGTGGCCGCATCGAGCGCATGCACCGTTCGTGCCTGATCCTCACCTTCGGTGGCGGAACCAATGAGATCCAGCGCGACATCATCGGCATGGTCGCGCTCGGGCTGCCCAGGGTCAACCGGTAA
- a CDS encoding ferredoxin, translating into MRVEVDRDRCEGNAVCVGIAPDLFDLDDEDYAVIKADPVPEDQEDLAEQAIAECPRAALIRKD; encoded by the coding sequence ATGCGAGTGGAAGTGGACCGTGACCGTTGTGAGGGCAATGCCGTTTGCGTCGGAATCGCCCCCGACCTGTTCGATCTGGACGACGAGGATTACGCCGTCATCAAGGCCGACCCCGTACCGGAGGACCAGGAGGACCTCGCGGAGCAGGCGATTGCCGAGTGCCCGCGAGCAGCCCTGATCCGCAAAGACTAG
- a CDS encoding 3-oxoacyl-ACP reductase has protein sequence MTADATDLSGLVAVVTGAAAGLGRAEAIGLARAGATVVVNDIAGALDRSDVIDEIVAAGSKAVAVAGDISERSTADELVETADGLGGLSIVVNNAGITRDRMLFNMTDEDWDAVIAVHLRGHFLLTRNAATYWRAKAKANDGQVYGRVINTSSEAGLVGPVGQANYGAAKAGITALTLTMARALERYGVRANAIAPRARTAMTADVFGEAPSLADGEIDSLSPEHVVTLVRFLASPAAKDVNGQLFIVYGPTVTLVAAPTVEAQFSAESDAWGPADLSDTLQKYFAGRDSERNFSASELMG, from the coding sequence ATGACTGCAGATGCGACTGATCTTTCCGGCCTCGTCGCCGTGGTGACCGGTGCGGCCGCGGGGCTGGGCCGCGCCGAGGCCATCGGCCTTGCGCGAGCGGGGGCCACCGTCGTGGTCAACGACATCGCGGGCGCGCTGGACCGCTCCGACGTCATCGACGAAATAGTCGCGGCGGGGTCCAAGGCGGTCGCGGTGGCCGGAGACATCAGCGAGCGGTCCACAGCCGACGAGTTGGTCGAGACCGCCGACGGTCTGGGCGGCCTGAGCATCGTCGTGAACAACGCGGGCATCACGCGAGACCGGATGTTGTTCAACATGACCGACGAGGACTGGGACGCCGTCATCGCCGTCCATCTGCGGGGCCACTTCCTGCTGACCCGCAACGCCGCCACCTATTGGCGGGCCAAAGCCAAGGCGAACGACGGACAGGTCTACGGGCGGGTCATCAACACGTCGTCGGAGGCAGGTCTTGTCGGGCCGGTCGGTCAGGCCAACTATGGTGCGGCCAAGGCCGGCATCACCGCTCTGACGCTGACGATGGCGCGCGCCCTGGAGCGGTACGGCGTGCGGGCCAACGCGATCGCACCGCGTGCACGCACCGCGATGACCGCAGACGTGTTCGGCGAAGCTCCGTCGCTGGCCGACGGTGAGATCGACAGTCTTTCGCCCGAGCACGTCGTGACATTGGTGCGGTTCCTGGCCTCACCCGCCGCGAAGGACGTCAACGGACAGCTCTTCATCGTCTATGGTCCTACCGTGACGCTTGTTGCGGCGCCGACGGTGGAGGCTCAATTCAGCGCCGAAAGTGATGCCTGGGGCCCAGCGGACTTGTCGGATACGTTGCAGAAGTACTTTGCTGGCCGTGACTCGGAGCGGAATTTCTCGGCGTCAGAGCTCATGGGATAA
- a CDS encoding MlaE family ABC transporter permease: protein MIKQLAAPTRAVGGFFEMSLDTFIKTFRRPFQIREYLEQTWMIAKVSLIPTLLISIPFTVLVAFTLNILLREIGAADLSGSGTAFGTVTQLGPISTVLVIAGAGATAICADLGARTIREEIDAMRVLGIDPIQRLVVPRVLASTTVALLLNGLVIAIGLVGGYVFSVLLQGVNPGAFINGLTILTGLGELVISEVKALLFGVMAGLVGCYRGLTVKGGPKGVGEAVNETVIYAFICLFVINVLMTAIGVRVLG, encoded by the coding sequence TTGATCAAACAGCTCGCGGCACCTACCCGGGCCGTGGGCGGTTTTTTCGAAATGTCTCTCGACACCTTCATCAAGACCTTCCGGCGCCCTTTTCAGATTCGCGAGTACCTCGAGCAGACCTGGATGATCGCGAAAGTCTCGCTCATCCCGACGCTGCTGATCTCGATTCCATTCACTGTGCTGGTCGCGTTCACGCTCAACATCCTGCTGCGTGAGATCGGTGCCGCCGACCTGTCCGGGTCGGGCACCGCGTTCGGCACCGTGACCCAGCTGGGTCCGATCTCGACCGTGCTCGTCATCGCCGGTGCCGGTGCGACCGCCATCTGCGCCGACCTGGGTGCCCGCACCATCCGAGAAGAAATCGACGCGATGCGGGTGCTCGGCATCGATCCGATCCAGCGGCTCGTCGTACCGCGTGTGCTGGCGTCGACAACCGTCGCGCTGTTGCTCAACGGTCTGGTGATCGCGATCGGGCTTGTCGGTGGCTACGTCTTCTCCGTACTGCTGCAGGGGGTGAACCCGGGCGCCTTCATCAACGGCCTGACCATCCTCACCGGGTTGGGCGAGCTGGTGATCTCAGAAGTGAAGGCCCTGCTGTTCGGTGTGATGGCCGGCCTCGTTGGTTGCTACCGGGGCCTGACGGTGAAGGGTGGACCCAAGGGCGTCGGAGAGGCGGTCAACGAGACCGTCATCTATGCCTTCATATGTCTGTTCGTGATCAACGTCCTGATGACCGCGATCGGCGTTAGGGTGCTGGGCTGA
- a CDS encoding MlaE family ABC transporter permease, producing the protein MSQLGNYDITLRMRRAFGWFPRAVDSFGEQALFYAESIRYVPNAVRRYGKETTRLIAEMTLGTGALILIGGTVGVAAFLTLASGGVIAVQGYESLGNIGIEALTGFLSAYLNVRIVAPIIAGIALAATIGAGTTAQLGAMRIAEEIDAVEAMAVHSVSYMVSTRIVAGLVAIIPLYSLATLAAFFSARTITVYVNGQSAGLYDHYFNTFLIPTDLLWSFVQAIVMAIAVMLVHTYYGYNASGGPVGVGIAVGKAVRTSLIIVVIITLFISLGVYGATGNFNLSG; encoded by the coding sequence ATGAGTCAGCTCGGGAACTACGACATCACGCTGCGGATGCGGCGGGCTTTCGGCTGGTTCCCGCGCGCGGTCGACTCGTTCGGCGAGCAGGCGCTGTTCTACGCCGAATCGATCCGGTACGTCCCGAACGCGGTGCGGCGTTACGGCAAAGAGACGACCCGGCTGATCGCGGAGATGACGCTGGGCACCGGCGCGCTGATACTCATCGGCGGCACGGTCGGCGTCGCGGCCTTCCTCACGCTCGCCTCGGGCGGTGTCATCGCCGTTCAGGGCTACGAGTCACTGGGCAATATCGGCATCGAAGCGCTGACCGGTTTCCTGTCCGCCTACCTCAACGTCCGCATCGTCGCGCCGATCATCGCCGGCATAGCGCTCGCCGCCACCATCGGCGCGGGCACGACCGCCCAATTGGGTGCGATGCGCATCGCCGAGGAGATCGACGCCGTCGAAGCGATGGCCGTGCACTCGGTGTCCTACATGGTGTCCACGCGCATCGTGGCCGGACTGGTCGCCATCATCCCGCTGTACTCGTTGGCCACGTTGGCCGCGTTCTTCTCGGCACGCACCATCACCGTGTACGTCAACGGACAGTCCGCCGGCCTGTACGACCACTACTTCAACACGTTCCTGATCCCGACCGACCTGTTGTGGTCTTTCGTTCAGGCCATCGTGATGGCGATCGCGGTGATGCTGGTTCATACCTACTACGGCTACAACGCATCCGGCGGACCGGTCGGCGTGGGCATCGCCGTCGGAAAGGCGGTTCGGACGTCGCTGATCATCGTGGTCATCATCACCCTGTTCATATCCCTCGGCGTCTACGGCGCCACCGGTAACTTCAATCTGTCGGGCTGA
- a CDS encoding MCE family protein codes for MSRKAAIRIAAAVLAVIIVAFTVFTYLSYSAAFTKTDTVTVTSSRAGLVMDKGAKVKYRGIQIGEVEGIEYTGEQAKLTLKINRGEMRYVPSNAPVRIASTTVFGAKSVEFLAPEQPSGSSLRPGAVVQAEAVQLEANTLFQTLIEVLDKINPIHLNATMSAIAEGLRGHGDDFGATTAGLNQFLAQLNPKLPTVETLLSQSATVANIYGDAGPDLVTVINNVPTISKTIVDEKENLNATLLATIGLADEGTATLEPGADDYIAAIQRLRAPLKVLGDYSPELGCILQGVAKGVQRGSQIVGGRKPGAMVSSSFVLGVPSYTYPESLPIVNATGGPNCRGLPDLPNKEFGGSFYRSPFLVTDNAYIPYEPFTEVQVDAPNTFQFLFNGAFAERDDF; via the coding sequence GTGTCGAGGAAAGCCGCGATAAGGATCGCCGCCGCAGTGCTGGCGGTGATCATCGTGGCGTTCACGGTGTTCACCTACCTCTCCTACAGCGCCGCATTCACCAAGACCGACACCGTGACGGTGACGTCGTCGCGTGCCGGTCTGGTGATGGACAAGGGCGCCAAGGTCAAGTACCGCGGCATCCAGATCGGCGAGGTCGAAGGCATCGAGTACACCGGCGAGCAGGCGAAGCTGACGCTGAAGATCAATCGCGGCGAGATGCGCTACGTCCCGTCCAATGCGCCGGTGCGTATCGCCAGCACAACCGTGTTCGGTGCGAAGTCAGTGGAATTCCTTGCGCCGGAGCAGCCGTCCGGTTCGTCGTTGCGCCCCGGCGCCGTCGTCCAGGCCGAAGCGGTACAACTGGAGGCCAACACGCTGTTCCAGACCTTGATCGAGGTACTGGACAAGATCAATCCCATCCATCTGAACGCGACCATGTCGGCGATCGCGGAGGGACTGCGCGGTCACGGTGACGACTTCGGCGCGACCACGGCGGGTCTGAATCAGTTCCTCGCGCAACTGAACCCGAAGTTGCCGACGGTTGAGACGCTGCTTTCACAGTCGGCGACGGTCGCCAACATCTACGGCGACGCCGGGCCTGACCTGGTGACCGTGATCAACAATGTGCCGACGATCAGCAAGACCATCGTCGACGAAAAGGAGAATCTGAACGCGACGTTGCTCGCGACGATCGGCCTCGCGGACGAGGGCACCGCAACGCTGGAACCGGGCGCGGACGACTACATCGCCGCGATCCAGCGTCTGCGCGCGCCGTTGAAGGTGCTTGGCGACTACTCGCCCGAACTCGGCTGCATCCTCCAGGGTGTGGCGAAGGGTGTTCAGCGCGGCAGCCAGATCGTCGGTGGCCGAAAGCCCGGCGCGATGGTCAGTTCCAGCTTCGTGCTCGGCGTGCCGTCGTACACCTACCCCGAGAGTCTGCCGATCGTGAACGCGACGGGTGGTCCGAACTGCCGCGGACTTCCCGACCTCCCCAATAAGGAATTCGGCGGTTCGTTCTACCGGTCGCCATTCCTGGTGACCGACAACGCCTACATCCCCTATGAGCCGTTCACCGAGGTCCAGGTCGACGCTCCGAACACGTTCCAGTTCCTCTTCAACGGCGCCTTCGCAGAGCGGGACGACTTCTGA